The following are encoded in a window of Brevibacillus sp. DP1.3A genomic DNA:
- the lysS gene encoding lysine--tRNA ligase — protein sequence MANEQDLQQEDLQQEEQQQEGLHELLQVRHDKMNQLREWGFDPFGKKFEQTHHAADITTAFSEKSKEELEAEENVVTIAGRLMAKRGMGKASFAQLLDRSGQIQIYVRQDTVGEELSKVFDLADIGDMIGVTGVVFKTKTGELSVKAKELSYLTKSLRPLPEKYHGLKDIETRYRKRYVDLIVNPEVRDTFITRSRILTSMRRYLDNLGYLEVETPTLHAIAGGASARPFITHHNALDMQLYMRIAIELHLKRLIVGGLEKVYEIGRVYRNEGISTRHNPEFTMIELYEAYADYQDIMSLTEEMVAHIAHEVLGTMKIQYQGNEIDLTPKWRRVHMVDLIKENLGVDFWKEMSDDEARALAKEHSVSVEPHHTFGHVVNEFFEQKLEHTLIQPTFVYGHPVAISPLAKKNDQDPRFTDRFELFIVAREHANAFTELNDPIDQRERFEAQLLEKEAGNDEAHDMDDDFIEALEYGMPPTGGLGIGIDRLVMLLTNSPSIRDVLLFPHMRNRD from the coding sequence ATGGCAAACGAGCAAGACCTCCAGCAAGAGGACCTTCAACAAGAAGAACAGCAACAGGAAGGGCTCCACGAGCTTCTTCAAGTGCGTCACGACAAAATGAATCAATTGCGTGAGTGGGGCTTTGATCCGTTCGGTAAAAAATTCGAGCAAACGCATCACGCTGCAGATATAACAACAGCTTTTAGCGAAAAGAGCAAGGAAGAGCTGGAAGCGGAAGAGAACGTGGTTACGATTGCAGGCCGCTTGATGGCGAAACGTGGAATGGGTAAGGCGAGCTTTGCTCAACTGCTGGATCGTTCCGGTCAGATTCAAATCTACGTTCGTCAGGATACCGTTGGCGAAGAGCTGAGCAAAGTATTTGATTTGGCTGATATCGGTGACATGATCGGTGTAACTGGTGTTGTTTTCAAAACAAAAACTGGCGAGCTCAGTGTAAAAGCAAAGGAACTATCCTACCTGACCAAATCACTGCGTCCACTGCCTGAGAAATACCATGGTCTCAAAGATATCGAGACTCGCTACCGTAAGCGTTACGTGGATTTGATTGTGAATCCAGAAGTTCGCGATACGTTCATTACTCGTAGCCGCATTCTGACTTCGATGCGCCGTTATTTGGACAACCTTGGCTATCTGGAAGTAGAAACACCTACACTCCATGCGATTGCCGGTGGTGCATCTGCTCGTCCATTTATCACGCACCACAATGCATTGGATATGCAGTTGTATATGCGTATTGCAATTGAGCTGCACTTGAAACGCCTGATTGTCGGTGGCTTGGAAAAGGTGTATGAGATCGGTCGCGTATACCGCAACGAAGGGATCTCTACTCGCCACAACCCTGAGTTCACGATGATTGAGCTGTACGAAGCATATGCCGACTACCAGGATATCATGAGCCTGACTGAAGAAATGGTTGCTCATATCGCGCACGAAGTATTGGGCACCATGAAAATTCAGTACCAAGGCAACGAGATTGACCTGACACCAAAATGGCGTCGTGTACACATGGTAGATTTGATTAAGGAAAATCTCGGCGTCGATTTCTGGAAGGAAATGAGCGACGATGAAGCTCGTGCTTTGGCAAAAGAGCATAGCGTATCCGTTGAGCCTCACCATACGTTCGGACATGTAGTGAATGAATTCTTTGAGCAAAAGCTGGAGCATACGTTGATTCAGCCAACCTTTGTTTACGGTCATCCTGTGGCGATTTCGCCATTGGCGAAGAAAAATGATCAGGATCCACGCTTCACGGATCGTTTTGAGTTGTTTATCGTAGCTCGTGAGCATGCTAATGCATTTACAGAGCTCAATGATCCAATTGACCAGCGTGAACGTTTTGAAGCACAGCTCCTGGAAAAAGAAGCTGGTAACGACGAAGCGCATGATATGGACGACGATTTCATTGAAGCGCTTGAGTATGGTATGCCGCCAACTGGAGGATTAGGAATCGGAATTGACCGTCTGGTAATGCTGTTGACCAACTCTCCTTCTATTCGTGACGTACTGCTGTTCCCTCATATGCGTAACCGCGACTAG
- the greA gene encoding transcription elongation factor GreA, protein MSEKEVILTPEGLTKLEQELEDLKTVKRKEVAARIKEAISFGDISENSEYEEAKNEQAFIEGRILTLEKMLRNARIITNEDVDTGVVSVGSRVKLKDLEFGDVMDYTIVGSAESDPMNNKISNESPVGQALLGKAKGSIVDVNVPAGVIQYEILDINL, encoded by the coding sequence ATGTCTGAAAAAGAAGTCATCCTTACACCAGAAGGTTTAACGAAACTGGAACAAGAACTTGAAGATTTGAAAACGGTTAAACGTAAGGAAGTAGCTGCTCGTATTAAAGAAGCGATTAGCTTTGGAGATATCAGTGAGAACTCTGAATACGAAGAAGCAAAGAATGAGCAAGCGTTCATTGAAGGTCGCATTCTGACCCTGGAAAAAATGCTGCGCAATGCCCGCATCATCACAAATGAAGATGTAGATACAGGTGTTGTAAGCGTTGGTTCCCGCGTGAAGCTGAAAGATCTCGAGTTCGGTGATGTTATGGATTACACGATTGTAGGTTCTGCTGAATCCGATCCGATGAACAACAAGATTTCCAACGAGTCCCCGGTAGGGCAAGCGCTCCTCGGCAAAGCAAAAGGCTCGATTGTTGATGTAAACGTACCGGCAGGAGTCATTCAGTACGAGATTCTTGATATTAACCTGTAA